The genomic DNA AATTGCAGGGCACACTGAGCTGGACATGTGCCTGTATGACGGGCTGGGGTCGCATAGCGCGTACGTTGGGATTACCGTGCGCGACAGTGAGGGCGACACGTCGCAGGGCGACCTGTTCCCGGTCTGGCACCAGGATGGCGAGCGGGACGAGAGCCGGCGCGTGGACTATGCCGTGTCGCTCACCCACGGCGGTGCGCGTAAGCGGCTGCGCAATGGTGAGGAACTTCTGCTTACCGGTCTGGACAGTGTCCGCCTGCGGTTGGTGAAGCTGCCTGGCAGCATCGATCCGGTGTTCTGCGTGCCCACCCCGCTGACGCTGGAAACCCCTTCTTTTCCCTCCTCCAGCAAGCGCGCTGGTTACTACAGTGGCGGTCTCAAAGTAGAGATGCGCCTGCCCACGTCGATCCCCTGATGCCACGGAGTACACGCCAATGAACAACCGCCTGCGACCCTTGCTGCCGGTGTTTCTGCTGCTCGCGCTGCCCGCTCATGCCAACCTCACCGTGCACCCGATGCGGACCACGGTGGACGGCACGCGGGGCACGCAGATCCGGGTTTATTCGCAATCCGCACAGCCTCAGTATGTCCAGGCTTCGCTCCGGCAGATCGTCGACCCGGCCGACGAGGGCGAGCATGAAATAGAGGTGTCGCCGGACCAGGCCGCCATTGCGATCACGCCGGGAAAATTCGCGCTGTCCGGCGGGGGCAATCGACTGATACGGGTCATCCCACTACAACCGGTCACCCACGAGACGGCTTACCGCGTCTACTTCGAAGGCGTGCGTGGAAACGAGGAAAGCGCGACCGAAGTGATAGAGGGAGCACAGGCGAAGGTGGGGCTGAGCCTGATATGGGGCGCGCTGGTCAATGTGCTGCCGGCCGACGGCGTGGTCGAGGTGCAGCTGCAGGCTGACCACCTGCGCAACACGGGCACGCTGCGTCTGGGCATCACCAGCATCGCCGACTGCCAGGACACGCGGTGCACTGCCCATGATGTGTCGCGCAGCCTGTATCCGGGCAGCCACCTGAACCTCCCGTTCCCACGGGTGGCAGGCCACACGGTACAGCTGCGCTACCGGCTCAGTCGCGACGGGTATCGTGAGCATTTGACGACGCTGTCGCCCTGACGTCGCGCGGCTACGATGCTTCTGGTTCTGCCAGCAACT from Stenotrophomonas sp. 169 includes the following:
- a CDS encoding pilus assembly protein — translated: MNNRLRPLLPVFLLLALPAHANLTVHPMRTTVDGTRGTQIRVYSQSAQPQYVQASLRQIVDPADEGEHEIEVSPDQAAIAITPGKFALSGGGNRLIRVIPLQPVTHETAYRVYFEGVRGNEESATEVIEGAQAKVGLSLIWGALVNVLPADGVVEVQLQADHLRNTGTLRLGITSIADCQDTRCTAHDVSRSLYPGSHLNLPFPRVAGHTVQLRYRLSRDGYREHLTTLSP